DNA from Roseimicrobium sp. ORNL1:
TCTGGAAATCAGAACCCAAAGGACTGCCTTCGTGGTTGCCGCAGGTGCGTCGATGGGTCGCGGTGCCGCTGGCCCTGGCACTCATCATCCAGGTCTTTCCCTTCTGGAAGGCCCAGGCCACCTTGCTCGCCACCCGGCCATATGCCCCGTTGCGTGACGTATCGGACTATGTCGCGGAACGGCAGGCTCTGCGCAAAGACGGGAAGCAGTACCTTGTGGTCTGCTACGGTCACGGGCACGAGACCCTGCCCATCTATCTGCCGACGGTGGCCAGCGCCGTCTCCAGGGCGGAACTTGAGAAATACATAAATCAGGCGCGCACCGAGCAGCGCGGCCTGCTCGTGCTTCAAGGTCACACCGGCCACAATCGCGGTCTCATTCCGGACGGCTTCGAGCTGCTGGATGACAAGAACGTGTTCACCCAGGTCAACTCCTTCGCCGGCATCGATCCCGAGTTCTACTACCGGGTGTTCGAGATGAACCAATGACCGGAACCGCGACTGCGGCTCCGGCAGAAGTATATCATCTCCCATCCCACCTCACGCCATGGGCACGGTGGCGGGAGGGAAAGGGCTCTCTTGTTCATGGCTGGCGTCATGAGCGTCACCTCCCTCATCCTTCACCTCAACGGGCAGCTCAAACCCATCCGGCTTCACGGTGAGCACGGAGCAGGGGGCGTGGGTGACAATCTTCTCCGCGGTGGTGCCGATGAGCAGGGTGCGCAGATTGGTCTTCCCGCGAGTACCCAGCACCACCAGGTCCGTCTTTGTAAGTTTCATGTGCTCCAGGATGGCCTCGCGCACATTGGACCGATCCTTCACAAAGGCATTCCACGTGAGACTGCTCGGTGCGGTGCGCATCAGCGGGCGGAGGAACCCATCCATCTCATACTCCCACTGCGCCAGTCCCTGGGGTTCCACAGGCGTAATGGGAGGTGAGAATCCATTGTAGTCCATGTTCAGCGCCAGCACGGACTGATTGATCAACAGGCAATCCAACATGGCCCCATGCAGTTCCGCAAAGTGACGTGCTGCCGTCACGGCCTTGGCCGAAGTCTCGGAAAGATCCACGCAAGCGGTGATATGGTGGAAGCTGCCATCCGTGCCTTCACGTACCAGCAGCACATCTGCGGGTGCCTTGCGCATGCACTTGCTGGCTACGGAGCCGATGTCATTGGGTCCGTGTTCAGAGCCGCGAGTTCCCATCACCATGAGGTCCGCCTCCAGTCGATGGCGGGCACCAATCAACGCCTGGAAGGGCTGTCCAATATCCAGCTCGATGCGCACATGGTCGGCAGCGACGCCGGTGACGGTGACGAAATCAACCACGGTCTGGTCGACGTGTTGAAACAACTCCAGATCCGTCCAGTGGTGAGCCTCCTTCATGGACTCGGCAAGCTTCGGATCGATGACATGCATCACGGTGATTGGGGTCTTTCCGGGGGAAGCGATGCGGGCGGCGGCATGCAAGGCCGCGCGGCTTCCAGGAGAAAAGTCGACCCCCACCAGAATGTGTTGGTAGGTCTTCATGAGATGAAAAGTTGAACGGGGGGTTCGTATCAGGCAGGCGCCACAGGGTGAACACCTCCACGCCGCAGCTTTCTTCTCTCCTGAATCGCACAGGACAAAATCTGCGGATGGCACTCTTAACCATCGTCCAACCGGCGTTCGATGCTTTTTGCCCTGCAGACGAGAAGGCAACGCTCGAAGCCGCCTTACTTCACCCACTCCTTGAGCACCTTCAGCGTCTCCTCCCGCTTCTCCAGCAGGAAGAAGTGCCCACTGTCCGGCATGAGGTGCGAACGCACCTGGGCCCCGCGCCCCCGTGCCTGTTGCACGCCCCGGTTGAAATAGCCACTTGCCACAAAATCCTCGCGCGCGCCGGAGAGGAAACAGATGTCCATGCCTGGAGCGAACCGCGTCAGCACCGTGTCGGGTGCATACGCAGCGAGGCAAAGCAGACGCTTCCAGTCCTGCGGTGCCTCCACGTACACCTTGCAAGCGCCGAACCCACCGGCAGAGAGCCCGATGAGCACCGGATTTTTCAGAGGGGCCTGCGTCACGGTCGCCGTCTTCGCAAGCGCTTCCTTCACATAGGCGGCGGGAATGCTGCCGGTGCTCATGCCATAGGCCGGGCAGACGATCACGGCTTCAGGAAAGGCTTCCACGAGGACGTGCAGGCACCAGAGGAAACTGCCCCCGGAGCCGTGCAGAAATACGATGGTCGGCGTGTCCGCCGTGACCGCCTTGGGGAGGTACACGGTGGCGAGACCTTCAGTGGGCTTCGTCTCGCTGTAGCAGTAGGGCAATGCCGTGGGCGCGCGCTGAAACACGGTGTCCCC
Protein-coding regions in this window:
- a CDS encoding universal stress protein; its protein translation is MKTYQHILVGVDFSPGSRAALHAAARIASPGKTPITVMHVIDPKLAESMKEAHHWTDLELFQHVDQTVVDFVTVTGVAADHVRIELDIGQPFQALIGARHRLEADLMVMGTRGSEHGPNDIGSVASKCMRKAPADVLLVREGTDGSFHHITACVDLSETSAKAVTAARHFAELHGAMLDCLLINQSVLALNMDYNGFSPPITPVEPQGLAQWEYEMDGFLRPLMRTAPSSLTWNAFVKDRSNVREAILEHMKLTKTDLVVLGTRGKTNLRTLLIGTTAEKIVTHAPCSVLTVKPDGFELPVEVKDEGGDAHDASHEQESPFPPATVPMA
- a CDS encoding alpha/beta hydrolase, with product MRLCLSAVLFCLAYMGCASQAAAQKVMQVRWKSAHTSPPVKLGGSAGDWLPAFRLALQTLPEASIVALSLSQPQMLGLSPGDAAKLQHLSAERYTLMTGDTVFQRAPTALPYCYSETKPTEGLATVYLPKAVTADTPTIVFLHGSGGSFLWCLHVLVEAFPEAVIVCPAYGMSTGSIPAAYVKEALAKTATVTQAPLKNPVLIGLSAGGFGACKVYVEAPQDWKRLLCLAAYAPDTVLTRFAPGMDICFLSGAREDFVASGYFNRGVQQARGRGAQVRSHLMPDSGHFFLLEKREETLKVLKEWVK